The Parashewanella spongiae genome has a window encoding:
- a CDS encoding phage integrase central domain-containing protein — protein sequence MARSLTPHRKRPEEVRRMLQVDIIPTIGNIKISKLTRRNLISKALDPITARGSKVQANKTLSLLKQMFDFGIQRGLLEYNPMALT from the coding sequence ATCGCTAGATCCCTAACGCCACATCGAAAACGACCAGAAGAAGTTCGTCGAATGCTGCAAGTGGATATTATCCCGACCATAGGCAATATAAAAATAAGCAAACTGACTCGTCGCAATCTGATCAGTAAGGCATTAGATCCTATCACCGCTAGAGGCTCTAAAGTTCAAGCGAATAAAACCCTCTCATTACTCAAGCAAATGTTCGACTTTGGCATCCAACGTGGTTTGCTTGAGTATAACCCAATGGCACTAACTTAA
- a CDS encoding DUF4937 domain-containing protein, translating to MNFKMRKIRAKHQLFSKHFFDLYIFDNFRLNGVFTRTKMYAKLIKCDVLPDKKEQFSIGQQCWEETANAKGFIKQLGGWDGDQAIIFALWNDKNSVEQFMQTLHDSIAAKANQVNTYSSSNVSYLNHAMNIPAYHNSIISKSQFIRIADCTIHEGKEREFLDVQNNVWNKGMSSVRGMLGGYVWSFEKEPLRYLVSTFWSSEAAHGHYMREYFPVLKSVASVETYFTELSSNSVLVENNWFA from the coding sequence TTGAATTTTAAAATGCGCAAAATTCGCGCAAAACATCAGTTGTTTTCAAAACATTTTTTCGATTTATACATCTTCGATAATTTTCGTTTAAATGGTGTTTTTACAAGGACGAAAATGTACGCCAAGTTAATCAAGTGTGATGTGCTGCCTGATAAAAAAGAACAATTCTCAATAGGTCAACAATGCTGGGAAGAAACTGCAAACGCTAAAGGTTTTATCAAACAACTTGGCGGTTGGGACGGTGATCAAGCAATCATATTTGCACTTTGGAATGACAAAAATTCCGTTGAGCAGTTTATGCAGACGCTTCATGATTCAATTGCCGCTAAAGCCAACCAAGTCAATACTTATTCATCCAGTAATGTTTCATATTTGAATCATGCAATGAATATTCCTGCTTATCACAATTCAATAATCTCTAAATCTCAATTTATCCGGATCGCTGATTGCACAATTCATGAAGGCAAGGAGCGAGAATTCTTAGATGTTCAAAATAATGTTTGGAATAAAGGGATGTCATCGGTAAGAGGAATGCTTGGTGGATATGTTTGGAGTTTTGAGAAAGAGCCATTAAGGTACTTGGTCAGCACATTTTGGAGTTCTGAGGCTGCTCATGGGCATTATATGCGTGAGTATTTCCCAGTGTTAAAGTCTGTTGCTAGTGTTGAAACATATTTCACCGAGTTGAGTAGTAATTCAGTTTTGGTTGAAAATAATTGGTTTGCCTAA
- a CDS encoding Arm DNA-binding domain-containing protein: MTSIKMKLTDSLLKQVPEEINRINDTEVSEFYAHVGNLTSEQSRKYTFYLYYRFGGRDGIQRRYAIGKGDRLTTSDARKKAIRLKGRISLGEDVFLTKQQQNTAVYQAKVEPDIALLSKEFMDIYVRKVAEKSIPMSSRHSSAGWKRSNVSFVCR, translated from the coding sequence ATGACAAGTATTAAGATGAAGCTGACCGATTCCCTTCTAAAACAGGTACCTGAAGAAATAAATCGCATTAACGACACTGAAGTGTCAGAGTTCTATGCTCATGTGGGAAATCTAACATCTGAACAATCTCGAAAATACACCTTTTATCTTTATTATCGCTTTGGTGGTCGAGATGGAATTCAAAGACGTTATGCTATCGGTAAAGGTGATAGGTTAACAACCTCTGATGCTCGCAAGAAAGCAATACGATTGAAGGGCAGGATCAGTTTAGGCGAAGATGTCTTTCTTACCAAACAGCAGCAAAATACAGCAGTTTACCAAGCCAAGGTAGAGCCCGACATTGCCCTACTATCTAAAGAATTTATGGATATTTATGTAAGGAAAGTTGCGGAAAAAAGTATACCGATGAGTTCTCGTCACTCCAGCGCAGGCTGGAAACGAAGTAACGTCAGTTTTGTATGTCGGTAG